The Nocardioides zeae genome includes the window TTCTCCGACCTCTCCGACGTCGACGAGGACGCCTCCCGCGTCACCGTGACCGAGGCGGCGGCCGACCTCACGGCCAGCTCCCTCGGCGACATCGCCGCGGCGGTCATCAACAACGACTTCCTCGAGCCGTCCGGGCTCACCCCCGAAGACGCGATCGCCGAGGACGACCCGGCCGACCCCAACGCGATCCCCTACGTCAACATCTTCGCCGTGCGCGGCGAGGACAAGGACAACGCGGACTACCTCAAGCTCGTCGAGATCTACCAGGACACGCAGTCGGTCCTCGACGGCGTGCAGGAGGCCGCCGGCGGCACCGCCGAGTTCGTCAAGATCCCCCAGGCCGACCTCGAGCAGTCCCTGCGGGAGACGGTCGAGGAGACCGAGGCCAACAGCTGACGCACCGCTCAGCTGAGACGGGTGGGGCAGGACCACGGTCCTGTCCCACCCTTGGTGTGCAGACCGAGACAAGGAGGAGGATCGATGGCGCTCGTGGAGCTCCGTGGGGTCCGGAAGGTGTTCCCGCCCAGCAAGCGCGGCGGTGAGCCGGTGGTCGCGATCGACGGCGTCGACCTCGACATCGAGAAGGGCGAGATCTTCGGCATCGTCGGCTACTCCGGCGCCGGCAAGTCGACGCTCGTGCGCCTCGTGAACGCCCTCGAGGTGGCCACCGAGGGCACCATCGTGGTCGGCGGCACCACGATCACCGGCCTGCCCGAGAAGCAGCTGCGCAAGGCGCGGCTCGACATCGGGATGATCTTCCAGCAGTTCAACCTGTTCTCGTCGCGCACCGTCTACCACAACGTGGCCTACCCGCTGCAGGTCGCCGGCGTGCCCAAGGCCGAGCGGCACGCGCGGATCGCGGAGCTGCTGTCCTTCGTGGGCCTCGTCGACAAGGCCGGGCACTACCCAGACCAGCTGTCGGGCGGCCAGAAGCAGCGCGTCGGCATCGCGCGTGCCCTCGCGACGTCGCCGAGCCTCCTGCTCGCCGACGAGTCGACGAGCGCGCTCGACCCGGAGACGACCCAGGAGGTGCTGGCGCTCCTCCGCCGGGTCAACGAGGAGCTCGGCATCACGATCGTCCTCATCACCCACGAGATGGAGGTGATCCGCACGATCGCCCACCGCGTCGCGGTCATGGAGGCCGGCCGGATCATCGAGCAGGGCCCGGTCTACGACGTCTTCTCGTCGCCCCGCCACGCGGCCACCCGCCGCTTCGTCTCCACGCTCGTCGACGGCACGCCCGACGAGCGCACGCTCGCGGCGCTCCGCGAGCGCCACGCGGGACGGTTCGTGACCGTGGCGCTCCGCGAGTCCGGCGGCGGGCAGTCCGCGGTCTTCTCCGAGTTCGTACGCCGCGGGATCGCCTTCGAGCTGGTCTACGGCGGCATCGAGGAGATCCAGGGCCGCACGTTCGGCAACCTGACCCTGTCGCTCGAGGGCGACCCGGCGGAGGTGGACGCGGCGCTCGCCGCCGTCGCCGCCCACGCCGACGTGCAGGAGGTGCACTGATGGGTGACACCCGGCTCTTCGAGCTCGGGCCGGACCTCTGGGAGGCCTTCGGCCAGACCCTCGGCACGGTCGCCATCGCGCTGTTCTTCGGCGTGCTGCTCGGCACGCTGATCGGCCTGGCGCTCTACACGACGCGCGCGGGCGGGCTCTACGCCAACCGTCCCGTCTTCGTCGTGCTCAACTTCCTCGTCAACTTCTTCCGCCCGATCCCGTTCGTGATCTTCATCGGTGCGGCCCAGCCCCTCGCCCGGGTGGTCGTCGGCACGGGGTTCGGCATCGAGGCGGCGATCTTCGCGCTCGCCCTCGCGGCCGGGTTCTTCATCAGCCGCGTGGTCGAGCAGAACCTGTTCTCCGTCGACCCCGGCGTCGTCGAGGCGGCGCGGGCGATGGGGGCGAGCCGGGCGCGCGTCGTGTTCACCGTGCTGCTGCCGGAGGGCCTCGGGTCGCTGATCCTCGGCTACACCTTCGCGTTCGTGGCCATCGTGGACGCCTCCGCCATCGCCGGCGTGGTGGGCGGCGGCGGCCTGGGCAGCTTCGCCCTCCGCTACGGCTTCCGGCAGTTCGACCCGGTCGTGACCTGGGCGACGGTCCTCATCATCGTCGTGATCGTGCAGCTCGGCCAGCTCATCGGCAACGTCCTGGCGCGCAAGGTGCTGCGGCGCTGACGGGAGGGTCGTCGGGGCCGGGGACACGCCGTACCGACAGGGAATTGCCTTATCTCATATCTGAGATACCTTGGTGGGCATGACTGTCACCCCGACGACCGAGCTCGCCGACGCGGCGGACTACAAGCGTCGTATCGGCAAGCTCATCCGCGACGCCCGCATCCACCGCGGGCTCACCCAGGCGCAGCTCGCCGACCTCCTCGCCACCTCGCAGAGCGCGATCAACCGCATCGAGCGCGGCCACCAGAACCTCTCGCTCGAGATGGTGGCGCGCATCGGCGCCGCGCTCGACTCCGAGATCGTCGCGATCGGCTCCGGCCCCACCCACCTGCGGGTGACCGGGCCGACGACGCTCTCGGGCAGCATCGACGTGAAGACCTCGAAGAACGCCGGCGTCGCGCTGCTCTGCGCCAGCCTCCTCAACCGGGGCCGCACGACGCTGCGGAAGGTCGCGCGCATCGAGGAGGTCAACCGCCTGCTCGAGGTGCTCGAGAGCCTGGGTGTGCGCACGCGCTGGCTCAACGCCGACAACGACCTCGAGATCGTGCCGCCGGAGCAGCTCGACCTCTCGAACATCGACGCCGCGGCGGCACGCCGCACCCGGTCGATCATCATGTTCCTCGGCCCGCTGCTGCACCGGCTCGAGGAGTTCGAGCTGCCCTACGCCGGCGGCTGCAACCTCGGCGAGCGCACCGTCGAGCCGCACATGACGGCGCTGCACCACTTCGGGCTCGAGGTGAAGGCGACCGACGGGGCCTACCACGCGGCGGTCGGCCGGGGCATCGGTCCGGCGAAGCCGATCGTGCTCACCGAGCGCGGCGACACGGTCACGGAGAACGCCCTGATGGCGGCGGCCCTGCACCCGGGCACGACGGTCATCCGCAACGCGTCGTCCAACTACATGGTCCAGGACCTGTGCTTCTACCTGCAGAAGCTGGGCGTGGACGTCGAGGGCATCGGGACGACGACGCTGACGGTCACGGGTCGCGAGCGCATCGACGTCGACGTCGACTACGCACCGAGCGAGGACCCGATCGAGGCGATGTCGCTGCTCGCGGCCGCCATCGTCACGGAGTCGGAGATCACCATCCGTCGCGTGCCCATCGAGTTCCTCGAGGTCGAGCTGGCCACGCTCGAGGGCATGGGCCTGCGCTACGACCGCTCCGAGGAGTACGTCGCGCTCAACGGCCACACGCGGCTGGTGGACCTCACGACCCACCCCTCGGAGCTGCAGGCCCCCCGCGACAAGGTCCACCCCATGCCGTTCCCGGGCCTCAACATCGACAACCTGCCCTTCTTCGCGGTCATCGGTGCGGTGGCGAACGGCCAGACGATGCTGCACGACTGGGTCTACGAGAACCGCGCCATCTACCTGACGGAGCTCACCAAGCTCGGCGGCAACGTGAAGCTGCTCGACCCGCACCGCGTGCTGGTCGAGGGCCCGACGCACTTCTCGGGCGCCGAGCTGATCTGCCCGCCGGCGCTGCGTCCGGCGGTCGTGATCCTGCTGGCGATGCTCGCGTCGAAGGGCACGTCGGTGCTGCGCTCGACGTACGTCATCCACCGTGGCTACGAGGACCTGGCCGAGCGGCTCAACCAGCTCGGCGCCACCATCGAGACGTTCCGCGACATCTGATCCCCCGACGACCGGGCGAAGACCGCCGGTGTGCCCCACCGCGCGGTCCGCCCGGTCTAGGGTGACGCCGTGAGCCCCTCAGCGTCGCGGCCGGCCACGGGGTACGCCTATCTCGACGGACCCCACGGCGAGCACCGCGCCCGTCCCCTCGCGTTCGCCCACCGAGGCGGCGCCGAGCACCCCGACCTGCGCGGTCTCGAGAACACGCTGCGCGCCTTCGAGCACGCGGTCGAGCTCGGCTACGGCTACCTCGAGACCGACGTGCAGGTGACGGCGGACGGCGAGCTCGTGGCGTTCCACGACACGATGCTCGACCGCGTCACCGGCACGACGGGGTCGATCGGCGAGCTCACCGCCGCCGAGGTGGCCGCCCTGCACGTCGGGGCCGGCGGGCGCGTGCCGCTGCTCGCCGAGCTCGTCGAGCGCTTCCCCACGGTGCGCTTCAACATCGACCTCAAGTGCGACCGCTCCCCCGCGGCCCTCGCCGCGTTCGTCGCCGAGCACGACCTCTGGGACCGCGTGCTCGTCGGCTCCTTCGCCCGCCGGCGCATCGCGGAGTTCCGCCGTCGCACGCAGCGGCGGGTGCCGACGGCCGCCCACCGCGGCGAGATCCTGGCCTATCTCGCCCTGCCCGCCCGGCTCGCCCGCTGGGCCACGCCGGGCCGTCCGGCCGCGCTGCAGGTGCCGGTACGCCGCGTGCTCCCCGTCGTCACGCCCCGTCTCCTCCGTCGCGCCCATGCCGCCGGGCTCCACGTGCACGTGTGGACCGTCGACGAGCCCGCGGAGATGCGACGGCTGCTCGACCTGGGGGTCGACGGCCTCATGACCGACCGCACCGACCTGCTGCGTGCCGTGCTCGAGGAGCGTGGCGCGTGGCCCGGCGAGGAGGACCGATGACCACCACCGAGGCACCTGCGGTGAGCAGCCCCTACGCGGGTCGCCGCTGGCCCGTCGCCGCCTGGGGCCTGTGGGACTGGGGGTCGGCGGCCTTCAACGCCGTGATCACGACCTTCGTCTTCACCGTGTACCTCACGGCGGAGGACGACGCGGGCGAGCCGCTCTTCGGCTCCGGCGTCGACACCAAGCTGGGGTGGGCGCTCGCCGCGGCGGGCCTGCTCATCGCCCTGCTGGCCCCGCTGACCGGCCAGCGCGCCGACCGCTCGGGCCGCCGCACGTTCTGGCTCGCGGTCCACACCGGCGTCGTCGTGGTCGCGTCCGCCCTCATGTTCCTCGTGACGCCCGAGCCCAGCATGTTGTGGCTCGGCCTCCTCCTGCTCGCCGCGGGCAACGTCTTCTTCGAGCTCGCCTCGGTCAACTACAACGCGATGCTCAACGAGATCTCGACCCCGGCGACCGTCGGGCGCATCTCAGGCCTGGGCTGGGGCCTGGGCTACCTCGGCGGCATCGTGCTGCTGCTGTTCGTCTACTTCGGGTTCATCAACCCCGAGGTCGGGCTGTTCGGCGTCACCGGCGAGGACGGCCTCGACGTCCGGGTGACCATGCTGGCCTGCGCCATCTGGACCGCTGTCTTCTCCCTCCCCGTGATCCTGACGATCCGCGACGCCCCCCGGGGCGCCTCCGAGCGGGTCGCCGGCCCCCGGACGGGGATCGTCGCGTCGTACCGGCACCTCTTCGCGACGGTCGCCGACCTGTGGCGCTCCGACCGCAACACCGTCTACTTCCTCGGTGCCTCCGCCGTCTTCCGCGACGGCCTCGCGGGCGTGTTCACGTTCGGCGCCGTGCTGGCGGCCGGCAGCTTCGGGTTCTCCGCCGGCGGCGTCATCATCTTCGGCGTCGCCGCGAACGTCGTCGCGGGCATCGCCACGATCCTGTTCGGGCTGCTGGATGACCGCATCGGTCCCAAGCGGGTCATCGTGGGGTCGCTGTCCGCGATGTGCGTCGCCGGGCTCGTGCTGTTCGTGCTGCACGACGGGGGGAGCACCGTCTTCTGGATCTTCGGCCTCGTGCTCTGCATCTTCGTCGGCCCCGCCCAGTCGGCCTCGCGGTCGCTCCTCGCCCGCCTCATCCCCGAGGGCCGCGAGGGCCAGGTCTTCGGCCTCTACGCCACCACGGGCCGCGCCGCCAGCTTCCTCGCCCCCACCGCGTGGGCCCTGGCGCTCACCATCGCCGCCGGGGTCACGGGGCGGTCCGCGGACGACGTGCAGTACGCCGGGATCCTCGGGATCCTGGTCGTGCTTCTCGCCGGGCTGCTCCTGCTGCTGCCGGTCCGGGCACCCGAGCCGGGGCAGCCGCGCCCGACGGCCTGAGACGGTCCCGGCCGGCGGGGCGCCGGTCCGCGGCGAGTTTCGGGAATCGTCGCGCGGCCAGTACCGTTGACAACTTGGCGCAGCAATGCGTCACCCCGAACGAGGACCGGAGAGGTGGAGGTGCCGCATGGCTGAGCGCACGCTGCGAGGGGCACGACTGGGGGGTCAGAGCTTCGAGGACGAGCGCGGCATCGAGTTCGCCGCCCGCCAGCAGGTCGGGTACCGCTGCAAGCAGGGCCACGAGTTCGAGATCACGATGTCGGTCGAGGCGGACATCCCCGCGGTGTGGGAGTGCCCGCGCTGCGGGTCCGAGGGCCTGAGCACCGCCGGCATCCTGCCGGAGGAGAAGGCCGAGAAGCCGGCCCGCACGCACTGGGACATGCTGCTGGAGCGCCGCTCCGAGACCGAGCTCGAGGAGATCCTCACCGAGCGTCTCGAGCTGCTGCGCGGCGGCGAGATCGGCCCGGCGCACCTGCACCGCACCCGCAAGGGCTGAGCCCCCGGCGGGCGTCGCGGATCAGTCCTCGACGACCTCGCCCTGCACGACGTCCCCACGACCGTCCGGCCTCCGGCCGGGCCCGGTGGTGGGCCACGAGCCCGTCGGTACGCCGTACCGACGGGCTCGTCGCATCAGCAGGGCCCGCACGGGCGTGCGTACGAGACGCCGTCCGAGCACGAGCAGCAGCCCGACGAGCCCGTTGACGAGTCCCGGCAGGATCAGCAGCACGGCACCGACGAAGACGAGGACGCCGTCGAGCAGCTCGTCCGCGGGCGGGCGGCCCTCGCGCGTCGCGGCCATCGCCGCCTGCCAGGAGCGACGCCCCGCGCGGGCGAGCATGACGAAGCCGAGCACGGTCGAGCCGAGCACGAGGAGCACGGCGAGGGGCACCCCGACGAGGTCGGCCACCAGCAGGAACGCACCGACCTCGACGACGACGCCGACCAGCAGCGGGAGCGTGAGCCTCAGGGCCCGCAGGCGCGCCCGTCGCACGGTGCCGGGCGGCAGGTCCTGCCCCGCCGCCGGACCGGGTCCGTGGGCGGGGTCGGGCCCGGCCCCCAGGGGGTGGCTCACGACGCGCGGCGACGGTCGCGGAAGCGGCGCAGCTGGCTGCGACGCTCGCGCAGGCCCCAGCGGGTGATGCGGGACAGCGACTCGGAAGCCACGGAGCCCGTCATCTTGGAGTCGCCGCGCTCGCGCTCGACGAACTCGATGGGCACCTCGACGACCCGCAGGCCGTTCTTCACGGTGCGCCAGGTCAGGTCGGTCTGGAACACGTAGCCCGTCGACTCCACCGAGGCGAGGTCGATCTTCTCGAGCGTCGTGCGCCGGAAGAGGCGGTAGCCGGCCGTCGCGTCGCGCACCTTCATCCCCAGCAGCAGCCGGACGTAGAGGTTGCCGCCGCGCGACAGCAGCATCCGCGACCGCGGCCAGTTGACGACGGAGCCGCCCGGCACCCAGCGGGAGCCGATGACGAGGTCCGCGCTCTCCAGCGCCCCGAGCAGGCGGCCCAGCTGCTCCGGCTGGTGGGAGCCGTCGGCGTCCATCTCACCGATCACGTCGTAGCCGCGCTCGAGCGCCACGGCGAAGCCGTGCAGGTACGCCGCGCCGAGGCCCTCCTTGGCCGTGCGGTGCACCACGGTGACGGCGGGGTCGGCCGCGGCCAGCTCGTCGGCCAGGCGTCCGGTGCCGTCCGGGGAGCCGTCGTCCACGACGAGGACGTCGAGGTCGGGGCTGCGCGGCGCGCAACCGACCGACGATCCGCTCGATGTTGAGCGCCTCGTTGTAGGTGGGGACGACGATGACTCCTCGCCCGAGACCGCCGTTGGTCATCCGACTCTCTCCCTCGTGGTCGTCGCGGGACCCGCCCCCGCGGCGTCGTGCGCGTCGGCCCGCTCGTCCGGGGCCTCGCCGGCGGGGTCCTGTCCGCCGGAAGGCGTCATGCTACGTCGCCGGATCCGGCCCCGGAGCAGCCCACCCAGGGCGGCGAGGACCGTGGTGGCACCGAGCACGAGCGCGATCCCCGCGCCGTACCGCATCGCCGGCGTGACCGCGTCGTTGAGCACGACCTCGCCGGCGACGACACCCTGGGTGCGCCGGTCGATGGTGCCGGCGACCGAGCCGTCGGGGCGGATGATCCCGCTGACGCCGTTGATGGCGGCCACGACGAGGTACTTGCCCGACTCCAGCGCCCGCATCCGCGTCATCTCGAACTGCTGGTCCACCTGGTGGGTGCGGATGAACATCGCGTTGCTCGTCTGCACGATGAGCATCTCGGCGCCCGCACCGACCTGCGCGCGGAACCCGTCGTCGTAGGCGACGTCGAAGCAGATCGCGTTGCCCACCTCCACTCCGGCGACGTCGAGCGGTGTGGTGCGCTGGCCGGAGAGCATGTCGCGGGGGATGAGGTCGAAGTCCTCGACCACCGAGGTGAACCAGGCGTTGCGGAACGGGATGTACTCGCCGAAGGGCACGGGGTGGCGTTTGGCGTAGCGGTCCCCCGGACCGGTCGTCGGGTCCCACACGATGCCCTGGTTGAGGACCTGCTCGTCGTCGACCGCGTCGACCATGCCGCCCACGACCACCGGCACGCCCACCGCGGACACCGCGGCGTCGATCTCGGTGCGGGTGCGGCCGTCGAGGAAGGGGTCGACGGCCGTGGAGTTCTCGGGCCAGACGACGAACCGCGGCTCCGGCTCCTCCCCGGCGTCGACGGCGGCACCGAGCTCGATGGTCGTGTCGACGTGGTTCTGCGTCACCTCGCGGTGCACCGGCACCACGTCGTCCCCGGCGCCCGGCACGTCGCCCTGCACGGCGGCGACCTCGACGACCTCCCCGTCCTGCGGCACCTCGTAGGGGCGCACCGCGGCGAGCAGCACGACGGCGCCGACGGCGAGGTACGGCGCGACCAGTCCCCCGACGACCCGTCGGTCCCGCAGGGCGGCGGTCCGGCCGGTACGGCGCAGCTCCGCCACCCGCACGACCACCCAGGCCGTCAGGGTGCCGAGCAGGGCCACGACGAACCCGACGCCGGCGGTGCCGACGTAGGGCAGGAGCGGCGCGAAGCCCGTGTCCATGACGCCGAACGCCAGCCGGCCCCACGGGAAGCCACCGAAGGGCCACCCGGCCCGCAGCTCCTCGTAGGAGACCCAGGCGGCGGCCACCCAGACCGGCCAGCCGGGCAGGCGCTGCACCAGGGCCACGACGGGACCGAGGAGGAGGAAGTACGCCGTCTCGATGAGCGACAGCGCGATCCAGGCGTCGGTCCCGACCGCCCGCATCCACCAGAGCAGGGAGAAGGAGAACACGCCGCCGAAGACCACGCCGAGCGCCGCCGCGGCCGGCAGGCGTACGCCGCGGAGCGCGAGCGTGAGGCCGAGGAGGGCGAGCGGTCCGGCCAGGACCAGGCCGACCGGGGCGAACATGCAGGTCGTCACGGCGCCCGCGACCGCGGCGAGACCCGCGCGACGGCGGAAGGAGACGACCACGAGGAGAACGTAGCCCAGGGGACGCACCGGTGGGCATCGCGACCGGGGCCCATCGCGGGGCTCGCCGGGGGTTCCAGCAGGACGGAGGGGGTCGCCACGGCCTTCGGACCGACGTGGTCCCGACCGGATGCCAGGCTCACGAAGTTGTCTACGGACCGCGGACCCCCTCCGCATCCACCACCACGGTGCAGCTCCCTGGTGACCGTGCGGACCGACCGGGAAGTGGTGCGCGACCCGTCGGCCCACCCGCTCGCGCTCCAGGACCCCACGCGCGTGCTGCTCAGGTGAACGCGGGCCAGCCTCCCGGTGACCGACGGGTGGTGTCAACCTGGGGCTGACCTGCGACGACGAGGTGTCATCGCAGGTCAGCGAGCATGCGCTGGGCTCGCAGTTCAGCGGACGAATTTCCGGGCGATCGGCGTGTCGTGCCACGACACGCCGCACAGATGCGCTAACCCTCCGACCACTGTCGGTCAGGCGGGGTCGGGGCCGGGCACGACGACCGTGCCCCGGGCCGTGGTCGCGACGAGCGGCGGGTCCACGGGCCGGCTCGCCCCCGGCCGCTCGGCCGTCGGCTCGCCGCGCGCGACGACGCTCAGCACGAGGTCGAGATCTCGCGAGCGTCGGCCGACCCGCACGAGCTCGGCGCGCACCTCGACGACGTCGCCGGCCCGCACCGGGGCGTGGAAGCGCACGTCGGCGTAGCCCGCGAAGAGCCCCTCGTCCCCGTCGGTGCGGATGCACATCTCCGTGGCCACGTCGCCGAACAACGCGAGCCCGAACGCACCGTCGACGAGGCCTCCGGCGTAGTGGGCGTGGCCGTGGTCGACGTAGCGCCGGTGGACGACGAGGGTGCCGACCCGGGGGTCCTCCCCCGCGACCGCGTCGACCCGGCCGCTCACGCCGCGCTCCGCACGTGGTGGACCAGGTAGCTCGCCACCTCGGCCGGGGTCGTGCCGCGGGCGAAGATGCGGTCGACACCGAGCTCGTCCGCCATCCGCTCGTCGAAGCGGGGACCGCCGACGACGAGGAGGGGCCGCCGCTCGGGAGCACACGCCTCGCGGAACGCCGCCGACATCTCACGGGTGTTGAGCAGGTGGGCGTCGCGCTGGGTGACCACCTGCGACACGAGCACCGCGTCGGCCTGCTCGGCGAGGGCGACCTCGACGAGGCGTGGCACCGCGACCTGGGCGCCGAGGTTCACCACCTTGATCTCACGGTGGTACTCCAGGCCCTTCTCCCCCGCGAAGCCCTTGATGTTGAGGATGGCGTCGATGCCCACCGTGTGGGCGTCGGTGCCGATGCAGGCGCCGACGACGACGAGGCGACGGCGCAGGCGCTCGCGGATCGCCAGGTCGACCTCCTTCGACCCGAGCAGCGGGTAGTCACGCTCGACGACCTCGACGGCGCCGGTGTCGACGAGGTGGCGGACCTTGCCGTAGACCACGAAGAAGGTGAAGTCGGGCCCCATGGGCTTGGCGTGCACCACCATCGCGGGATCCATGCCCATCTTCCGGGCCAGCTGCTCGGCGGCTCCCTCGGCGACCTTGTCGTGGGGCAGCGGCAGGGTGAAGGAGACCTGCACCATGCCGTCACCCGTGGTGTCGCCGTAGGGACGCACGAGGCGGCCCTCCCGTGCGGGAGCCGCGCCCGGGGCAGGTGCGGCGGGGACGGGGGCGGCGGGGACAGGGGCGGCGGGGACAGGGGCGGACAGCTGCGTCATGCGGGTTCCTCCTCGAGCAGCTCGGTGGCGGGGTTGTGGTAGTCCGCGGCCCGCTCGGCGACGCCGTCGAGCCCCCGGCCGCCGTCGGCCGGTCGCCGCATGAGACCGAACGTGCCGTCGGCGATGGCGTCGAGCAGCCCGTGCTCGTGGTCGCAGATGCGCTCCATGAGGTCGATGGACTCGTCGAGCACCTGGTGCGCGCGCCGCACGATGACGCCGTCGGGCGCCGGGTGGAAGTCCTCGTGCAGCCGGCCGGCGGCCTCCATCACGTACCGGACGTTCTGCAGCGCGAGGTCGCGGTCGGAGAGGAACGGGGTGACGACGGCCTCGGTCATCATGCCGACGAGGAGGATCCCCTGGCCGGTGAGCGCGCCCGCGAGGTTGAAGAACCCGTCGAGCAGGTATCCCCGGAACACGTCGCCCGTCATGTGCCGCGTGGGGGGCATCCACTTGAGCGGCGCGTCGGGGAACAGCTCGCGTGCGAGCAGGGCGTGCGCCAGCTCGAGCCGGAACGAGTCCGGCACCGCCGGGTCGATCTCGAACGCGTGGCCGAGGCCCAGCAGGTCGTCGGAGAGCCCGGCCTCCCGGGCGAAGTACTCGTTGAGCAGCTGGCTCGTCGTCACCGTGTGCGCGGCCTCGATCGCGTCGGCCGTCGTCAGGTAGTTGTCCTCACCGGTGTTGATCACGATGCCGGCCCGGGCGTGGACCTGGCGGCTGAAGCGCTGGTCCACGAAGGTGCGCACCGGGTTGATGTCGCGGAAGAGGATCCCGTACATGGAGTCGTTGAGCATCATGTCGAGCCGCTCGAGGCCCGCCAGCACCGCGATCTCCGGCATGCACAGCCCGCTCGCGTAGTTCGTCAGCCGCACGTAGCGGCCCAGCTCCCGGCTGGTCTCGTCGAGCGCGGCGCGCATGAGCCGGAAGTTCTCCTGCGTCGCGTAGGTGCCCGCGAAGCCCTCCCGCGTGGCGCCCTCGGGGACGTAGTCGAGCAGGCTCTGGCCGGTGCTCCGGATGACGGCGATGACGTCGGCGCCCTCGCGCGCGGCGGCCTGCGCCTGGGGGATGTCCTCGTGGATGTCGCCCGTGGCGACGATGAGGTAGATCCACGGCTGGCGCGGTGCGTCGCCGATGGTCGCCAGCAGGTGGTCGCGCTCGGCCCGGCGGGCGTCGACGCGCGCCAGGCCGCGGCCGACCTGCTGGCGCGCGGCCGCCCGTGCCCGCGCCGCCTCGGGTCCGGTCGGCAGCCGGAAGCGCACGGAGCCCGCCGCCGCCTTCTGCGCCAGCACGCCCACGTCGTCCGCCTCCCCGCGCACGAGGGCGTCCCACACGGGCAGCGCGACCCCGTGCGGGAGCGCGTCGTCGCCGAGGTCGGCCTGCACCGCGTCGAGGAGGAGGTTCGCCCAGGGCGTGCCGTCGGGGTCCGCGCCGGCCAGGCCGGCGAGACGCAGCG containing:
- a CDS encoding methionine ABC transporter permease, with protein sequence MGDTRLFELGPDLWEAFGQTLGTVAIALFFGVLLGTLIGLALYTTRAGGLYANRPVFVVLNFLVNFFRPIPFVIFIGAAQPLARVVVGTGFGIEAAIFALALAAGFFISRVVEQNLFSVDPGVVEAARAMGASRARVVFTVLLPEGLGSLILGYTFAFVAIVDASAIAGVVGGGGLGSFALRYGFRQFDPVVTWATVLIIVVIVQLGQLIGNVLARKVLRR
- a CDS encoding RNA polymerase-binding protein RbpA, producing MAERTLRGARLGGQSFEDERGIEFAARQQVGYRCKQGHEFEITMSVEADIPAVWECPRCGSEGLSTAGILPEEKAEKPARTHWDMLLERRSETELEEILTERLELLRGGEIGPAHLHRTRKG
- a CDS encoding polyprenol monophosphomannose synthase translates to MDDGSPDGTGRLADELAAADPAVTVVHRTAKEGLGAAYLHGFAVALERGYDVIGEMDADGSHQPEQLGRLLGALESADLVIGSRWVPGGSVVNWPRSRMLLSRGGNLYVRLLLGMKVRDATAGYRLFRRTTLEKIDLASVESTGYVFQTDLTWRTVKNGLRVVEVPIEFVERERGDSKMTGSVASESLSRITRWGLRERRSQLRRFRDRRRAS
- a CDS encoding glycerophosphodiester phosphodiesterase family protein, which codes for MSPSASRPATGYAYLDGPHGEHRARPLAFAHRGGAEHPDLRGLENTLRAFEHAVELGYGYLETDVQVTADGELVAFHDTMLDRVTGTTGSIGELTAAEVAALHVGAGGRVPLLAELVERFPTVRFNIDLKCDRSPAALAAFVAEHDLWDRVLVGSFARRRIAEFRRRTQRRVPTAAHRGEILAYLALPARLARWATPGRPAALQVPVRRVLPVVTPRLLRRAHAAGLHVHVWTVDEPAEMRRLLDLGVDGLMTDRTDLLRAVLEERGAWPGEEDR
- a CDS encoding helix-turn-helix domain-containing protein, with the protein product MTVTPTTELADAADYKRRIGKLIRDARIHRGLTQAQLADLLATSQSAINRIERGHQNLSLEMVARIGAALDSEIVAIGSGPTHLRVTGPTTLSGSIDVKTSKNAGVALLCASLLNRGRTTLRKVARIEEVNRLLEVLESLGVRTRWLNADNDLEIVPPEQLDLSNIDAAAARRTRSIIMFLGPLLHRLEEFELPYAGGCNLGERTVEPHMTALHHFGLEVKATDGAYHAAVGRGIGPAKPIVLTERGDTVTENALMAAALHPGTTVIRNASSNYMVQDLCFYLQKLGVDVEGIGTTTLTVTGRERIDVDVDYAPSEDPIEAMSLLAAAIVTESEITIRRVPIEFLEVELATLEGMGLRYDRSEEYVALNGHTRLVDLTTHPSELQAPRDKVHPMPFPGLNIDNLPFFAVIGAVANGQTMLHDWVYENRAIYLTELTKLGGNVKLLDPHRVLVEGPTHFSGAELICPPALRPAVVILLAMLASKGTSVLRSTYVIHRGYEDLAERLNQLGATIETFRDI
- a CDS encoding MFS transporter encodes the protein MTTTEAPAVSSPYAGRRWPVAAWGLWDWGSAAFNAVITTFVFTVYLTAEDDAGEPLFGSGVDTKLGWALAAAGLLIALLAPLTGQRADRSGRRTFWLAVHTGVVVVASALMFLVTPEPSMLWLGLLLLAAGNVFFELASVNYNAMLNEISTPATVGRISGLGWGLGYLGGIVLLLFVYFGFINPEVGLFGVTGEDGLDVRVTMLACAIWTAVFSLPVILTIRDAPRGASERVAGPRTGIVASYRHLFATVADLWRSDRNTVYFLGASAVFRDGLAGVFTFGAVLAAGSFGFSAGGVIIFGVAANVVAGIATILFGLLDDRIGPKRVIVGSLSAMCVAGLVLFVLHDGGSTVFWIFGLVLCIFVGPAQSASRSLLARLIPEGREGQVFGLYATTGRAASFLAPTAWALALTIAAGVTGRSADDVQYAGILGILVVLLAGLLLLLPVRAPEPGQPRPTA
- a CDS encoding FxsA family protein, whose protein sequence is MSHPLGAGPDPAHGPGPAAGQDLPPGTVRRARLRALRLTLPLLVGVVVEVGAFLLVADLVGVPLAVLLVLGSTVLGFVMLARAGRRSWQAAMAATREGRPPADELLDGVLVFVGAVLLILPGLVNGLVGLLLVLGRRLVRTPVRALLMRRARRYGVPTGSWPTTGPGRRPDGRGDVVQGEVVED
- a CDS encoding methionine ABC transporter ATP-binding protein; the encoded protein is MALVELRGVRKVFPPSKRGGEPVVAIDGVDLDIEKGEIFGIVGYSGAGKSTLVRLVNALEVATEGTIVVGGTTITGLPEKQLRKARLDIGMIFQQFNLFSSRTVYHNVAYPLQVAGVPKAERHARIAELLSFVGLVDKAGHYPDQLSGGQKQRVGIARALATSPSLLLADESTSALDPETTQEVLALLRRVNEELGITIVLITHEMEVIRTIAHRVAVMEAGRIIEQGPVYDVFSSPRHAATRRFVSTLVDGTPDERTLAALRERHAGRFVTVALRESGGGQSAVFSEFVRRGIAFELVYGGIEEIQGRTFGNLTLSLEGDPAEVDAALAAVAAHADVQEVH